The proteins below come from a single Cannabis sativa cultivar Pink pepper isolate KNU-18-1 chromosome 3, ASM2916894v1, whole genome shotgun sequence genomic window:
- the LOC115709198 gene encoding probable FBD-associated F-box protein At1g32375 has translation MDNKKPRTTSSMVDRISKLPDSVILHILSFLPIEDVVSTCLISKRWKLMWYKVPKLSFSNKTTRFRLRGGQKTFCNYVDNCLEHRKRVMHSIPNSVITRFELHMDCYKRSKAAHIDKWLAFVVENSVEEINLFLSRANDDDDGQLYYYCLPKTVVVNASCLTVLELSMVELDSRYSFSFPSLKSLSLTLVRFADKDVVDGLLLGSPSLEKLWLISCSLSNDHQLHISSLSLKFLKIRLANIVEQIEAINLESLDLYCVSFSKNLSVSKAIRNLSLTCDWRMEKSSIEYLISSLPLLENLTLSNCQYLGLKQIKISSQSLKSFNLNNSYDVEMNVIIESAPKLASFCYVGNIKFSISMESPNLVNGTFIIIERRENYNGDWFIDMINFLLNLNCSWNSVSLHVDSAKGLILPENLKRLSHSPLVNWEHLRVFTDYEPENKSDLRDALMWISPSLKTLSIAKKGIFLKTF, from the exons ATGGATAATAAAAAACCTAGAACAACATCATCAATGGTGGACAGAATTTCAAAACTACCTGATTCAGTCATTCTACACATACTGTCGTTTCTTCCCATTGAGGATGTTGTTTCAACTTGTCTCATTTCGAAGCGTTGGAAACTCATGTGGTATAAAGTCCCCAAACTCTCTTTCTCTAATAAAACTACTCGTTTTAGATTGAGAGGGGGACAGAAAACGTTCTGCAATTATGTGGACAATTGTTTGGAACACCGCAAGAGAGTTATGCACTCTATCCCCAATTCAGTCATTACTCGTTTTGAGCTTCACATGGATTGCTATAAAAGAAGCAAGGCTGCCCACATTGATAAATGGTTAGCTTTTGTTGTTGAGAATAGTGTTGAGGAAATAAATCTTTTCTTGTCTAGAgctaatgatgatgatgatggtcaGCTTTACTACTATTGCTTACCTAAAACAGTAGTAGTCAATGCAAGTTGTTTGACTGTTTTAGAGTTGAGTATGGTCGAGTTGGATTCTCGTTACTCGTTTAGTTTTCCATCTTTGAAGTCTTTGTCATTGACCCTTGTTCGGTTTGCAGATAAGGATGTGGTAGATGGGTTGTTGTTGGGTTCCCCTTCCCTTGAGAAATTGTGGTTGATTTCATGTAGTTTGAGTAATGATCATCAGCTCCACATAAGTAGTTTAAGCCTCAAGTTCTTGAAAATTAGACTTGCTAATATAGTGGAGCAAATTGAAGCCATAAATCTTGAATCTTTGGATCTATACTGTGTTTCCTTTAGCAAAAATCTATCTGTAAGCAAGGCAATTAGAAATCTCTCTTTAACTTGCGACTGGCGAATGGAAAAGTCATCGATAGAATATCTCATCTCAAGCCTTCCTCTCCTTGAGAATTTGACTTTAAGCAACTGTCAATACTTGGGATTGAAGCAGATTAAAATCTCGAGTCAATCCTTGAAAAGTTTCAATTTGAATAACTCTTACGATGTGGAAATGAACGTTATAATTGAATCAGCTCCAAAATTAGCATCATTCTGTTATGTAGGTAATATCAAATTTAGTATATCAATGGAGTCACCCAATTTGGTAAATGGAACATTCATAATTATCGAGCGTCGCGAGAACTATAATGGAGATTGGTTTATTGATATGataaattttcttttaaatcTCAATTGTTCTTGGAATAGTGTAAGCCTACATGTTGATTCAGCTAAG GGTCTCATCTTACCAGAAAACTTGAAGAGGTTATCACATTCTCCTTTGGTTAATTGGGAACATCTTAGAGTTTTTACAGATTATGAACCAGAAAATAAATCAGATTTGAGAGATGCTCTGATGTGGATTTCTCCTTCTTTGAAGACATTGTCTATAGCAAAAAAGGGCATCTTCTTAAAAACCTTTTAA
- the LOC115709187 gene encoding F-box/FBD/LRR-repeat protein At1g78750-like, translating into MSEKRVKTTSKLMMFEEEKVDRISKLHDEILIHILSFLPTEDLLPTSLISKRWRFLWCSVPSLNFLQTKKIGHLDGQEMFYNFVDNFLENRKRGMDNDDHHDSVITSFKLYIDQYDWDNAHASHFIDRWLGLVVENKVKEIHLVLWEEKYDRENGIMYYTSLPKPLLNAKYLTILNLVRVDLDCSYTFSFPYLKSLKLCVVRFAEKDVLDNLLLGSPSLERLELSNLCSDYKLHIHSDSLALKFLEVVVSDNIVVESIEVVNLESMRLVGVPFEKINLMVCKRIRTLWLGCDFNMNELSSLEYLISNLPLLEDLTLSNDQCLGLKRIKISSESLKSFSVENSGDNTEMNVVVESAPKLESFRYKGKHKFSITMESSNSLNGTFIILAWPWEKFDGDWFINLLNLLLNLNCCWNKVTLHVDTLKALIFPKNLRRACRSSLLNWKHLTVFATRVEKESELRDALLWMSPSLKTLSILKRSSLACYCYPRL; encoded by the exons ATGTCTGAAAAAAGAGTTAAAACGACATCAAAATTGATGatgtttgaagaagaaaaggttGACAGAATTTCGAAACTACATGATGAAATTCTCATACACATTCTCTCCTTTCTCCCCACTGAAGATCTCCTTCCAACTTCCCTCATTTCAAAGCGTTGGAGATTCTTGTGGTGTTCAGTCCCATCACTCAATTTCCTCCAAACTAAAAAAATTGGACATTTAGATGGCCAAGAAATGTTCTACAATTTTGTGGATAATTTCTTGGAAAACCGCAAGAGAGGTATGGATAATGATGATCATCATGATTCTGTCATAACTAGCTTTAAACTTTACATAGATCAGTATGACTGGGACAATGCTCATGCATCTCACTTCATAGATAGATGGTTAGGTTTGGTAGTTGAGAATAAAGTCAAAGAAATTCATCTTGTGTTGTGGGAAGAAAAGTATGATCGTGAGAACGGTATCATGTACTACACTAGCTTACCTAAACCATTACTCAATGCAAAGTATTTGACTATTTTGAATTTGGTTAGGGTGGATTTGGATTGTAGTTACACATTTAGTTTTCCTTACTTGAAATCTTTGAAATTGTGTGTTGTTCGGTTTGCGGAAAAAGATGTGTTGGATAATCTGTTGTTGGGTTCTCCTTCCCTTGAGAGATTGGAGTTAAGTAATTTATGTAGTGATTATAAGCTTCACATTCATAGTGATAGTTTAGCCTTGAAGTTCTTGGAAGTTGTAGTGAGTGACAATATAGTAGTGGAGTCAATTGAAGTGGTAAATCTTGAATCTATGAGACTAGTTGGTGTTCCCTTTGAGAAAATAAATCTAATGGTATGCAAGAGAATTAGAACTTTGTGGTTAGGTTGTGATTTTAATATGAATGAGTTGTCATCATTAGAATATCTCATTTCAAATCTTCCTCTACTTGAGGATTTGACTTTGAGCAATGATCAATGCTTGGGATTGAAGCGTATTAAAATTTCGAGTgaaagtttgaaaagtttcagtgTAGAAAACTCTGGTGATAATACTGAAATGAATGTTGTAGTTGAATCAGCTCCGAAACTAGAATCGTTTCGTTATAAAGGTAAACACAAATTTAGTATAACAATGGAGTCATCCAATTCCTTGAATGGAACATTCATAATTCTTGCATGGCCTTGGGAGAAATTTGATGGAGATTGGTTTATCAATTTGTTGAATCTTCTTTTGAATCTCAATTGTTGTTGGAATAAGGTAACTCTGCATGTTGACACACTTAAG GCTCTCATCTTTCCAAAAAATTTGAGGAGGGCATGTCGTTCTTCTTTGCTTAATTGGAAGCATCTTACAGTTTTTGCTACACGAGTAGAGAAAGAATCAGAATTGAGAGATGCTTTGTTGTGGATGTCACCTTCTTTAAAAACATTATCTATACTAAAACGTTCATCTCTTGCATGCTATTGTTATCCAAGATTATAG
- the LOC115709210 gene encoding uncharacterized protein LOC115709210, with protein sequence MYVWIVHNLCECLTLSSLENIISNLPLFEDLTLSNDQCSGLKRINISSESLKGFRVNNPCDYETNVIVKSAPKLASFCYKGSFKFSITMESSNLLNGTFIILSWPWRENFDGDWFINVLNFPLNLNCSWNRVSLHVESVKALIFPEKLRRACPSSLLNWEHIRVFARRELLRESELRDALLWMSPSLKALSITKRSSSTYFC encoded by the exons ATGTATGTTTGGATAGTTCATAATCTATGTGAATGTTTAACATTGTCATCATTagaaaatatcatttcaaatctTCCTCTCTTTGAGGATTTGACTTTGAGCAATGATCAATGCTCGGGATTGAAGCGTATTAACATCTCGAGTGAAAGTCTGAAAGGTTTTCGTGTAAATAACCCTTGTGATTACGAAACGAATGTTATAGTTAAATCAGCTCCGAAATTAGCATCATTTTGTTATAAAGGTAGTTTCAAATTTAGTATAACAATGGAGTCATCCAATTTGTTGAATGGGACATTCATAATTCTTTCGTGGCCGTGGCGTGAGAACTTTGATGGAGATTGGTTTATCAATGTGTTGAATTTTCCTTTGAATCTCAATTGTTCATGGAATAGGGTAAGCCTGCATGTTGAGTCAGTTAAG GCTCTCATCTTCCCCGAAAAATTGAGGAGGGCATGTCCTTCTTCATTGCTTAATTGGGAGCATATAAGAGTGTTTGCTCGACGTGAACTACTGAGAGAATCAGAATTGAGAGACGCTCTGTTGTGGATGTCTCCTTCTTTAAAAGCATTATCTATAACAAAACGGTCGTCTTCTACCTACTTTTGTTGA
- the LOC115709188 gene encoding F-box/FBD/LRR-repeat protein At1g16930 translates to MAEKRVKKTKSKLMMGEEEEKVDRISKLPDALLIHILSFLFTDDLVLTSLISKRWRFLWCSVPNLHFLQTKKIGHSDGQLLFNNYVENFLEHRKRGMDGDHDSVITSFKLSMDRYDWSNASFLDKWLGFVVENKVKEIKLGLWEEDTDENGNGYYPSLPKPLVNSKYLTILNLAMVELNCRYPFSFPSLKSLNLGVVRFAEKDVLDNLLLGSPSLERLELSNLISDHKLHIHSDSLALKFLEIVVDDNLVERIEVVNLESLRLSCVSFDKINLSVCKRIRIFRLDCDYDMKDLSSLEYLISNLPLLEDLTLSNDECLALKLIYISSESLKSFSVENSRDNEMNVIVKSAPKLESFRYKGNHKFSITMESSNLLNGTFIIVVWPWREDFDGDWFINLLNFLLNLDCSWNKVTLHVDTLQALIFPENLRRACRSSLLNWEHLRVFATRKLERKSELRDALLWMSPSIKTLSITKRSSLACFCDQLL, encoded by the exons ATGGCTGAAAAAAGAGTTAAAAAAACCAAATCAAAATTGATGATGGGTGAAGAGGAGGAAAAGGTGGACAGAATTTCTAAACTACCTGATGCACTTCTCATTCACATACTCTCCTTTCTTTTCACTGATGATCTCGTTCTGACTAGCCTCATCTCAAAGCGTTGGAGATTCTTGTGGTGTTCAGTTCCTAATCTCCATTTCCTCCAAACTAAGAAAATTGGACACTCAGATGGCCAGCTTTTGTTTAACAATTATGTGGAAAATTTCTTGGAACACCGCAAGAGAGGTATGGATGGTGATCATGATTCTGTCATTACTAGTTTTAAACTTTCAATGGATAGGTATGATTGGAGTAATGCAAGCTTCCTAGATAAATGGTTAGGTTTTGTAGTTGAGAATAAAGTTAAGGAAATTAAACTTGGGTTGTGGGAAGAAGACACTGATGAGAATGGTAATGGTTACTACCCTTCCTTACCTAAACCACTTGTTAACTCAAAATATTTGACTATTTTGAATTTGGCTATGGTGGAGTTGAATTGTCGTTATCCATTTAGTTTTCCATCCTTAAAATCTTTGAATTTGGGTGTTGTTCGGTTTGCAGAAAAAGATGTGTTGGATAATCTGTTGTTGGGTTCTCCTTCACTTGAGAGATTGGAGTTAAGTAATTTAATTAGTGATCATAAGCTCCACATTCATAGTGATAGTTTAGCCTTGAAGTTCTTGGAAATTGTAGTGGATGATAATTTAGTAGAGCGAATTGAAGTGGTAAATCTTGAATCTTTGAGACTATCTTGTGTTTCTTTTGACAAAATAAATCTTTCTGTGTGCAAGAGAATTAGAATCTTCAGGTTAGATTGTGATtatgatatgaaagatttgtCATCTTTGGAATATCTCATTTCAAATCTTCCTCTTCTTGAGGATTTGACTTTGAGTAATGATGAATGCTTGGCCTTGAAGCTCATTTACATCTCGAGTGAAAGCTTGAAAAGTTTCAGTGTAGAAAACTCGCGTGATAATGAAATGAATGTTATTGTTAAATCAGCTCCGAAACTAGAATCATTTCGTTATAAAGGTAATCACAAATTTAGTATAACAATGGAGTCATCCAATTTGTTGAATGGAACATTCATAATTGTTGTGTGGCCGTGGCGTGAGGACTTTGATGGAGATTGGTTTATCAATTTGTTGAATTTTCTTTTGAATCTCGATTGTTCTTGGAATAAGGTAACCCTACATGTTGACACACTTCAG GCTCTTATATTTCCAGAAAATTTGAGGAGGGCATGTCGTTCTTCTTTGCTTAATTGGGAGCATCTTCGAGTTTTTGCTACACGCAAACTAGAGAGAAAATCAGAACTGAGAGATGCTTTGTTGTGGATGTCTCCTTCTATAAAAACATTATCTATAACGAAACGATCATCTCTTGCATGCTTTTGTGATCAATTATTATAG
- the LOC133035461 gene encoding putative FBD-associated F-box protein At5g53635 — protein MMAEEKEDRISKLPKEIIHHILSFLPTEDVVHTCLLSKYWKFMWYSVPKLYFTTKTNRFRVQEGLQKFYNYVDNCLEHRNRGIYFLVYGSNITSFKVWMNSYERSESGRVDKWLAFAVKNKANEINLRLDKDKDLYGQLHYYRLPKTLVVNAKYLTTLRLSRVELDSPYSFNFPSLKSLSLNFVQIKHHDVVNKLLLGSPSLEELRMVYCYLSTNYELRILSSSLKYLEITLTDQIRFIVKKIMIEAINLECLELNGVCFEKLDLSQCKAITYLSLTCDWGLSEESSSFESLISNLPLLENLSLCNELGLNLNRISISSQTLKNLNLNNYNYCDELVTVIIKSAPKLSSFFYQGDVNVSILMDSSSHNSLHGTFCICNYLLKYEPIWFIKLMNFLLNINCCWSMLTLKIRTEKALIIPEDLKRICRSPLVNWEHLKVIIITKLDRELDLRDTIRWISPSLKTLSIVGGTEKAF, from the exons ATGATGGCCGAGGAGAAAGAGGATAGAATTTCGAAACTGCCTAAGGAAATCATTCATCATATACTGTCGTTTCTTCCCACTGAAGATGTCGTTCATACTTGCCTCCTTTCCAAATATTGGAAATTCATGTGGTATTCAGTCCCTAAACTCTATTTCACTACTAAAACGAACCGTTTTAGAGTCCAAGAGGGACTACAAAAGTTTTATAATTATGTCGATAATTGTTTGGAACATCGCAACAGAGGTATTTATTTTCTTGTCTATGGTTCCAACATAACCAGTTTTAAGGTTTGGATGAATTCCTATGAAAGAAGTGAGTCTGGTCGTGTAGATAAATGGTTAGCTTTCGCAGTTAAGAATAAAGCTAATGAAATAAATCTTCGCCTAGACAAGGACAAAGATTTGTATGGTCAACTTCATTACTACCGTTTACCTAAAACATTAGTAGTCAACGCAAAATATTTGACTACTTTAAGGTTGAGTAGAGTGGAGTTAGATTCTCCTTACTcgtttaattttccatctttGAAATCATTGTCATTGAATTTTGTTCAAATTAAACATCATGATGTGGTAAATAAGTTGTTGTTGGGTTCTCCATCACTTGAAGAATTAAGAATGGTTTATTGTTATCTAAGCACTAATTATGAGCTTAGAATACTTAGTTCAAGCCTCAAGTACTTGGAAATTACACTCACTGATCAGATTAGGTTTATAGTAAAGAAAATAATGATTGAAGCCATAAATCTTGAGTGTTTGGAATTAAATGGTGTTTGCTTTGAAAAATTAGACTTGTCACAATGCAAGGCAATTACATATCTCTCTTTAACTTGCGATTGGGGTTTATCGGAAGAGTCATCGTCGTTTGAATCACTCATTTCGAACCTTCCTCTCCTTGAAAATTTGAGTTTGTGCAACGAACTTGGATTGAATTTGAATCGCATTTCAATTTCGAGtcaaactttaaaaaatttgaacttgaataattataattattgtgaTGAATTGGTGACTGTTATAATTAAATCAGCTCCAAAATTATCATCATTTTTTTATCAAGGTGATGTGAATGTTAGTATATTAATGGACTCATCATCACATAATTCTTTGCATGGAACATTCTGTATTTGCAATTATCTTCTTAAATATGAGCCCATTTGGTTTATCAAGTTGATGAATTTTCTTTTGAATATTAATTGCTGTTGGAGCATGCTAACCCTTAAGATCAGAACAGAGAAG GCTCTCATCATTCCGGAAGACTTGAAGAGGATCTGTCGTTCTCCTTTAGTTAATTGGGAGCATCTTAAAGTTATTATTATCACTAAACTGGATCGAGAATTAGATTTGAGAGATACTATACGATGGATTTCTCCTTCTTTGAAGACATTATCTATAGTGGGAGGGACAGAAAAAGCTTTTTAA
- the LOC115709194 gene encoding FBD-associated F-box protein At4g10400, which translates to MAEMGVEENRVGLNKKRLKTKSNMVDDEDRISELPDEIIIHILSFLPTEDVVRTCFLSKRWKLMWYLVPKLSFYEQGHRNFDNYVNNCLKHRKRGMVCDLNSVITSFKVTTSNYRNDTSLDKWLDFAVENKVKEINLSFSGDWSSSSYYWLPETLVVKAIYLTILDLALVRLDSRYSFSFPSLKSLSLSSVWFADTDTVDKLLLGSPSLENLQLDFDVFSFRDCLHLCSVSLKFLDINTPNNIGVEIDCINLESLTLQGFIFDKINLSSCSKAIRNISLTCFWGAVSSSLEHLISSLPLLENLTLSNWHPWKLKHIKISSQTLKSFNLNHSDSEEELTVLIESAPKLTSFCYNGNFKLSVSMVESCNLLNGTFILANNYDINWFVSMVNFLLNLNCSWKRVSLHVDSDKALILPKDLKRLHCPPLINCEHLRVFTKCKLARESDLRDVLLSVCPSLKTLSIAEGARKGHL; encoded by the exons ATGGCTGAAATGGGAGTGGAGGAAAACAGAGTTGGTCTAAACAAAAAAAGACTTAAAACGAAATCGAATATGGTTGATGATGAGGACAGAATTTCGGAACTACCTGATGAGATTATCATACACATTCTGTCGTTTCTTCCAACTGAGGATGTTGTTCGTACATGCTTTCTTTCAAAGCGTTGGAAACTCATGTGGTATTTGGTCCCCAAACTCTCTTTTTACGAACAAGGCCACAGAAACTTTGACAATTATGTCAACAATTGTTTGAAACATCGCAAGAGAGGTATGGTTTGTGACCTAAATTCAGTCATAACTAGTTTTAAGGTTACTACCAGCAACTATAGAAACGACACTAGTTTAGATAAATGGTTAGATTTTGCAGTTGAGAACAAAGTCAAGGAAATAAATCTTAGCTTTTCTGGAGATTGGTCTTCTTCTTCCTACTACTGGTTACCTGAAActctagtagttaaggcaatatATTTGACTATTTTGGACTTGGCTTTGGTGAGGTTGGATTCTCGTTACTCATTTAGTTTTCCATCCTTGAAATCATTGTCACTAAGTAGTGTTTGGTTTGCTGATACTGATACGGTAGATAAGCTCTTGTTGGGTTCCCCTTCCCTTGAGAATTTGCAGTTAGATTTCGATGTGTTTAGTTTTAGGGATTGTCTCCACTTATGTAGTGTAAGCCTCAAGTTTTTGGATATTAATACCCCTAATAATATTGGGGTGGAAATTGATTGTATAAATCTTGAATCTTTGACGCTACAAGGTTTTATCTTTGACAAAATAAATCTCTCCTCATGCAGCAAAGCAATTAGAAATATCTCATTAACTTGTTTTTGGGGTGCGGTATCATCATCGTTAGAACATCTCATCTCTAGCCTTCCTCTCCTTGAGAATTTGACTTTGAGCAATTGGCATCCGTGGAAGTTGAAGCACATTAAGATCTCAAGTCAGACCTTGAAAAGTTTCAATCTGAATCATTCTGATTCTGAGGAGGAATTGACTGTTTTAATTGAGTCAGCTCCAAAGTTAACATCATTTTGTTATAATGgtaatttcaaattaagtgtaTCAATGGTGGAGTCATGCAATTTGTTGAATGGAACATTCATACTGGCAAATAACTATGACATCAATTGGTTTGTTAGTATGGTGAATTTTCTTCTAAATCTCAACTGTTCCTGGAAAAGGGTAAGCTTACATGTCGACTCAGATAAG GCTCTCATCTTGCCAAAAGACTTGAAGAGGTTACATTGTCCTCCTTTGATTAATTGTGAGCATCTTAGAGTTTTTACTAAATGTAAATTGGCAAGGGAATCAGATTTGAGAGATGTTCTGTTGTCGGTCTGTCCATCGTTAAAGACCTTATCTATAGCAGAAGGGGCACGGAAGGGGCATCTTTGA